A genomic window from Nocardioides sp. BP30 includes:
- the ligD gene encoding non-homologous end-joining DNA ligase, which translates to MADAEVRVEVEGRTLAVSNLDKVLYPRTGTTKGEVLHYYATIAPVLLPQLRDRAVTRVRWPHGVADSSFFEKNIPSRAPRWVRTATVPTTGSRTASGKDGLLTFPIVDDLATLTWLVNLAALELHVHQWRVSADGEPLGADRIVIDLDPGEPAGLHECCQVALLARELLVGRGLASTPVLSGSKGLHLYARLPAVLPSEESSALAKEVAEELQREHPKLVTATMTKSRRTGKVFLDWSQNAGSKTTVCPYSLRGREQPTVAAPVTWAEVEGGAEDPLGLEQLRFEDVLDRMREHGDLFGAD; encoded by the coding sequence ATGGCGGACGCCGAGGTCAGGGTCGAGGTGGAGGGGCGCACCCTCGCGGTCAGCAACCTCGACAAGGTGCTCTATCCGCGCACCGGCACCACGAAGGGCGAGGTGCTGCACTACTACGCGACCATCGCGCCGGTGCTGCTGCCGCAGCTCCGCGATCGGGCGGTGACCCGGGTGCGCTGGCCGCACGGCGTCGCGGACTCGAGCTTCTTCGAGAAGAACATTCCGTCCCGGGCGCCGCGCTGGGTGCGCACCGCCACGGTCCCGACCACGGGCTCGCGCACGGCCAGCGGCAAGGACGGCCTGCTCACCTTCCCGATCGTCGACGACCTGGCCACCCTCACCTGGCTGGTCAACCTGGCCGCGCTGGAGCTGCACGTGCACCAGTGGCGGGTCTCCGCGGACGGCGAGCCGCTGGGGGCGGACCGGATCGTCATCGATCTCGATCCCGGCGAGCCGGCCGGCCTGCACGAGTGCTGCCAGGTGGCGTTGCTGGCGCGCGAGCTCCTGGTCGGCCGCGGACTGGCCAGCACGCCGGTGCTCAGCGGTAGCAAGGGACTGCACCTCTACGCCCGGCTTCCCGCCGTCCTGCCCAGCGAGGAGTCCTCCGCCCTGGCCAAGGAGGTGGCCGAGGAGCTGCAGCGCGAGCACCCGAAGCTGGTCACCGCGACGATGACCAAGAGCCGGCGTACGGGCAAGGTCTTCCTGGACTGGTCGCAGAACGCAGGGTCGAAGACGACCGTGTGCCCCTACTCGCTGCGCGGACGCGAGCAGCCGACCGTCGCAGCTCCCGTCACCTGGGCCGAGGTGGAGGGCGGCGCCGAGGACCCCCTCGGCCTGGAGCAGCTGCGCTTCGAGGACGTGCTGGATCGCATGCGGGAGCACGGGGATCTCTTCGGCGCGGACTAG
- a CDS encoding ATP-dependent DNA ligase, translating to MRPMLATAGTHVPGGEDWVHEVKWDGIRLLGTYVDGSLRLTTRNENDATLAWPELGSGPAAGAGTDLVVDGEVIALNDRGLPDFRVLGERMHVRDVRKVARLAAARPATYMVFDLLRVGGEDLTGLPWTERRARLEALDAEGALGGWQVPLTYDDGALLHQATLAQGLEGIVSKRRTARYEPGVRSRAWLKFPHRFRASYVIGGWRPQEGTTDRLAALLVGEPTAQGLLYRGRVGSGITGRHSPALRELLTERADSPFADEVPREDVSGTRWVEPLVVVEVETHGVGTGLASGARLRQPSYQGVRTDLAPEDLS from the coding sequence ATGCGTCCCATGCTCGCCACTGCCGGTACCCACGTCCCCGGCGGGGAGGACTGGGTGCACGAGGTGAAGTGGGACGGGATCCGGCTGCTCGGCACGTACGTCGACGGCAGCCTGCGGCTGACCACCCGCAACGAGAACGACGCCACCCTGGCCTGGCCCGAGCTCGGCAGCGGCCCCGCGGCCGGCGCCGGGACGGATCTGGTCGTCGACGGCGAGGTGATAGCGCTCAACGACCGCGGTCTGCCCGACTTCCGGGTCCTCGGCGAGCGGATGCACGTGCGCGACGTGCGGAAGGTGGCGCGGCTGGCCGCCGCCCGGCCCGCGACGTACATGGTCTTCGACCTGCTGCGGGTCGGCGGTGAGGACCTGACGGGGCTGCCGTGGACCGAGCGCCGGGCCCGGCTCGAGGCGCTCGACGCCGAGGGGGCACTGGGCGGCTGGCAGGTTCCCCTCACCTACGACGACGGCGCGCTGCTCCACCAGGCCACCCTGGCGCAGGGCCTGGAGGGCATCGTCAGCAAGCGCCGTACTGCCCGCTACGAGCCGGGGGTACGGAGCAGGGCATGGCTGAAGTTCCCCCACCGCTTCCGCGCCTCCTACGTGATCGGCGGCTGGCGGCCGCAGGAGGGCACCACCGACCGGCTCGCCGCGCTGCTGGTGGGGGAGCCGACGGCGCAGGGGCTGCTCTACCGTGGCCGGGTGGGCAGCGGGATCACCGGACGGCACAGCCCGGCGCTGCGCGAGCTGCTGACCGAACGGGCGGACAGCCCGTTCGCGGACGAGGTGCCCCGGGAGGACGTCTCGGGGACGCGGTGGGTGGAGCCGCTGGTGGTGGTCGAGGTGGAGACGCACGGTGTTGGCACGGGGCTGGCCTCGGGGGCGCGGCTGCGACAGCCGTCCTACCAGGGCGTGCGCACCGACCTCGCGCCGGAGGACCTCTCGTGA
- a CDS encoding response regulator transcription factor, whose translation MVHRVLVVEDEEDIAFPLVRTLEREGYDVSWVQTGAAALEALDGRTEITPDVVILDLGLGDMDGLDVCREARSAGYDGGIMIVTARAGELDRVVGLDYGADDYLAKPFGLAELQARVRALLRRTGVRAVPGAEGGLRIDVAAHRVYVDDREVPLTGKEFEVLAVLAHARDKVVPRERLMAEVWDENWFGSTKTLDVTIGRLRSKLESAGVADRVVAVRGVGFRLEGSPSDA comes from the coding sequence GTGGTTCATCGTGTGCTGGTCGTCGAGGACGAGGAGGACATCGCCTTCCCCCTCGTGCGCACCCTCGAGCGCGAGGGCTACGACGTCAGCTGGGTCCAGACCGGCGCCGCTGCGCTCGAGGCGCTCGACGGACGCACCGAGATCACGCCCGACGTGGTCATCCTCGATCTCGGGCTGGGCGACATGGACGGTCTGGACGTGTGCCGGGAGGCTCGCTCGGCCGGGTACGACGGCGGCATCATGATCGTCACGGCCCGGGCCGGTGAGCTGGACCGGGTGGTCGGGCTCGACTACGGCGCTGACGACTACCTCGCCAAGCCGTTCGGACTGGCCGAGCTGCAGGCCCGGGTGCGCGCGCTGCTGCGCCGTACCGGTGTCCGAGCGGTCCCCGGCGCCGAGGGCGGGCTGCGGATCGACGTCGCCGCCCACCGGGTCTATGTCGACGACCGGGAGGTGCCGCTGACCGGCAAGGAGTTCGAGGTGCTGGCCGTGCTGGCCCACGCTCGGGACAAGGTCGTCCCCCGCGAGCGGCTGATGGCCGAGGTCTGGGACGAGAACTGGTTCGGCTCGACCAAGACGCTCGACGTCACGATCGGGCGGTTGCGCAGCAAGCTGGAGTCGGCCGGTGTGGCCGACCGGGTGGTCGCCGTCCGCGGCGTGGGGTTCCGCCTCGAGGGCAGCCCCTCGGATGCTTAG
- a CDS encoding NAD-glutamate dehydrogenase — MSTTTQLLDAYVRHVDREDVDSRSPADLQGALESHLDLAQTRPQGTARVRICTPSDGPGGQGWSAAGRTVVEIVVDDMPYLVDSVTMELSRQRRDVHLVIHPVFDVERDIAGELKRIEPVTDAAAQPPEGVVRESWMHVETDRVPDGEIDELVADLQRVLEDVREAVEDTGKILERVATTAASLRSETPAGIPAREAEEAAALLEWLAEGRFTFLGARDYRLEGTPGAPEFLRGLAGTGLGILRNDPPQEAEAGRMPELVRAKATERTVLVLAKANSRSTVGHPGYLDHVGIKTFDEAGEVVGERLFLGMFTSTAYTEPIGRVPVLRRKAKEVLARSGVTPESHVGQSLFDTLDTYPHDELFYAGVDELAALAATGLAARERRTLRVVARPDTYGRYLSVLVWLPRDRYTTAVRERFARILTEQYDATDIEYFVRIGQSTTARVQFVVHLSRPVEVDVPDLERRLAAAARSWRDDLAVALSSGGYDAGLRRWLDAYPAAYEEDFTAATGAADLAVLDRLGEDGIDLGVYRPERASEEEARLKIYRVGTPLSLSHVLPMLTSLGVEVTDERPYGLIGTDQPIHIYDFGLRYAGDGGLGEVADHDRFRAALQAMWDGAGEVDSFNTLVLAAGLDHREVMVLRAYARYLQQGGTPFSQRTIAGALRTNVTITRLLVELFGVRFDPELGAGTDGDRARREEELVSRIEAALDDVASLDQDRILRSYLTHITATLRTNWFVPASPERINAALSLKLEPTLLPDLPLPRPEFEIFVYAPSVEGVHLRFGPVARGGLRWSDRTDDYRTEILGLVKAQMVKNTVIVPVGAKGGFVARRPTGGVGDGPTAYRAFVRGLLDLTDNLVDGESVPPPHVVCHDGADSYLVVAADKGTATFSDLANEVAGDYGFWLGDAFASGGSVGYDHKAMGITARGAWVSVQRHFRELGVDVQSQDFTCVGIGDMSGDVFGNGMLLSPHLRLVAAFDHRDIFLDPTPDPAASFAERRRLFGLQRSSWQDYDRSLISTGGGVYSRTLKAVPISPEVRAALGLGEHVRSLTPAELVSAILRAPVDLLWNGGIGTYVKGSDEPHAAAGDKANDAVRVNGSQVRARVVGEGGNLGLTQAGRVEYALHGAGGEGGRINTDAIDNSAGVDTSDHEVNLKILLDRLVRTGEIDREERNEVLAAMTDEVAALVLRDNDQQNLALANAAANGASLLHVQEEWMAELESRGVLSREVEGLPAVGEVRRRLDAGGALTSPETAVLMSWTKIELARELIDTTLPDEEYVAPLLAAYFPSLVRERFSAAIEEHPLRREIILTQLVNELVNGAGSTFWPRLAAETGATVTELVRANLVARDLVGWTTLRERIAGLDHAVAAAVQTRMRVDLRTLVERLTRWLVAHRITDGTAAVERYEEPFGAMLTALPRLLTGSEYDAFVARRDRLTDAGVPTELAVQVAVLEPASMLLGVVEVALAAGQDPAAVVRAHLELGERLGLPKLLGCIVALPRTDRWQSMARASLRDDLHAVHAALTAQQLDGTPEDFEERLGRARSMLTEIGLDEGADLARLSVAVRALRTLL, encoded by the coding sequence GTGTCAACGACGACGCAGCTCCTGGATGCCTATGTCCGCCACGTCGACCGCGAGGATGTCGACTCGCGCAGCCCCGCAGACCTGCAGGGAGCGCTCGAGTCCCACCTCGATCTGGCGCAGACCCGACCGCAGGGGACCGCACGGGTGCGGATCTGCACGCCGTCCGACGGCCCCGGGGGTCAGGGCTGGAGTGCGGCCGGTCGCACCGTCGTGGAGATCGTGGTCGACGACATGCCCTACCTGGTGGACTCGGTGACGATGGAGCTCAGCCGGCAGCGGCGCGACGTGCACCTGGTCATCCACCCGGTCTTCGACGTGGAGCGCGACATCGCCGGCGAGCTGAAGCGGATCGAGCCCGTCACCGACGCGGCGGCCCAGCCGCCCGAGGGCGTCGTGCGCGAATCGTGGATGCACGTGGAGACCGACCGGGTCCCCGACGGTGAGATCGACGAGCTGGTGGCGGACCTGCAGCGGGTGCTGGAGGACGTGCGGGAGGCGGTCGAGGACACCGGGAAGATCCTCGAACGGGTCGCCACCACCGCCGCTTCGCTGCGCAGCGAGACGCCGGCCGGTATCCCCGCGCGGGAGGCCGAGGAGGCGGCGGCGCTGCTGGAGTGGCTGGCGGAGGGCCGGTTCACCTTCCTCGGCGCGCGCGACTACCGCCTCGAGGGCACGCCCGGCGCACCGGAGTTCCTGCGCGGTCTCGCCGGGACCGGGCTGGGCATCCTGCGCAACGACCCTCCGCAGGAGGCGGAGGCCGGACGGATGCCGGAGCTGGTGCGGGCCAAGGCGACCGAGAGGACGGTCCTGGTGCTGGCGAAGGCCAACTCGCGCTCGACCGTCGGTCACCCCGGCTACCTCGACCACGTGGGCATCAAGACCTTCGACGAGGCCGGCGAGGTGGTCGGCGAGCGGCTCTTCCTCGGCATGTTCACCTCCACCGCCTACACCGAGCCGATCGGGCGGGTGCCGGTGTTGCGCCGCAAGGCCAAGGAGGTGCTCGCGCGCAGCGGCGTCACGCCGGAGAGCCATGTCGGGCAGAGCCTGTTCGACACCCTCGACACCTACCCGCACGACGAGCTCTTCTACGCAGGGGTCGACGAGCTGGCCGCGCTGGCCGCCACCGGCCTGGCAGCGCGGGAGCGGCGTACGCTGCGCGTGGTCGCCCGCCCCGACACCTACGGCCGCTACCTCTCGGTGCTGGTATGGCTGCCGCGCGACCGCTACACCACAGCGGTCCGGGAGCGGTTCGCGCGCATCCTCACCGAGCAGTACGACGCCACCGACATCGAGTACTTCGTCCGGATCGGGCAGTCCACCACCGCGCGGGTGCAGTTCGTGGTGCACCTGAGCCGTCCGGTGGAGGTCGACGTACCGGACCTCGAGCGGCGTCTCGCCGCGGCCGCGCGAAGCTGGCGCGACGACCTGGCCGTCGCCCTCAGCAGCGGCGGGTACGACGCAGGTCTGCGGCGCTGGCTGGATGCCTATCCGGCTGCCTACGAGGAGGACTTCACCGCCGCTACCGGAGCGGCCGACCTGGCGGTCCTCGACCGGCTCGGTGAGGACGGCATCGACCTGGGCGTCTACCGTCCCGAGCGGGCCTCGGAGGAGGAGGCACGGCTGAAGATCTACCGGGTAGGAACGCCGCTCTCCCTCTCGCACGTGCTGCCGATGCTCACCTCGCTGGGTGTCGAGGTCACTGACGAGCGGCCCTACGGCCTGATCGGCACCGACCAGCCGATCCACATCTACGACTTCGGCCTGCGCTACGCGGGCGACGGCGGCCTGGGGGAGGTCGCCGATCACGACCGGTTCCGGGCGGCGCTGCAGGCGATGTGGGACGGCGCCGGCGAGGTGGACTCGTTCAACACGCTGGTGCTGGCCGCGGGACTCGACCACCGCGAGGTCATGGTGCTGCGCGCCTACGCGCGCTACCTCCAGCAGGGCGGTACGCCGTTCTCCCAGCGCACGATCGCCGGTGCCCTGCGGACCAACGTCACGATCACGCGACTGCTGGTCGAGCTCTTCGGTGTGCGCTTCGACCCCGAGCTCGGCGCGGGGACCGACGGCGACCGTGCCCGGCGCGAGGAGGAGCTGGTCTCGCGGATCGAGGCGGCCCTCGACGACGTGGCCAGCCTGGACCAGGACCGGATCCTGCGCTCCTACCTGACCCACATCACCGCGACGCTGCGCACCAACTGGTTCGTCCCGGCCTCGCCCGAGCGGATCAACGCGGCGCTCAGCCTCAAGCTGGAGCCGACGCTGCTGCCGGACCTGCCGCTGCCTCGACCGGAGTTCGAGATCTTCGTCTACGCGCCCTCGGTGGAGGGGGTGCACCTGCGCTTCGGACCGGTCGCCCGCGGCGGCCTGCGCTGGTCGGACCGGACCGACGACTACCGCACCGAGATCCTGGGCCTGGTCAAGGCGCAGATGGTGAAGAACACCGTCATCGTTCCGGTGGGGGCCAAGGGCGGCTTCGTCGCGCGGCGCCCGACAGGAGGGGTGGGCGACGGCCCGACGGCGTACCGGGCGTTCGTCCGTGGCCTGCTCGACCTGACCGACAACCTGGTGGACGGGGAGAGTGTCCCGCCGCCGCACGTGGTCTGCCACGACGGCGCAGACTCCTACCTGGTGGTCGCCGCCGACAAGGGCACCGCTACCTTCTCCGACCTGGCCAACGAGGTGGCCGGCGACTACGGCTTCTGGCTCGGCGACGCGTTCGCCTCCGGAGGGTCGGTGGGCTATGACCACAAGGCGATGGGGATCACCGCACGTGGTGCCTGGGTCTCGGTGCAGCGGCACTTCCGCGAGCTCGGCGTCGACGTGCAGAGCCAGGACTTCACGTGCGTCGGCATCGGCGACATGTCCGGCGACGTCTTCGGCAACGGCATGCTGCTCTCGCCGCACCTGCGCCTGGTGGCCGCCTTCGACCACCGTGACATCTTCCTGGACCCGACGCCGGACCCGGCGGCGTCGTTCGCCGAGCGCCGGCGCCTCTTCGGCCTGCAGCGGTCCAGCTGGCAGGACTACGACCGCTCGCTGATCTCGACCGGCGGCGGCGTCTACTCCCGCACCCTCAAGGCGGTGCCGATCAGCCCCGAGGTCCGGGCGGCGCTGGGGCTGGGCGAGCACGTCCGCTCGCTGACCCCGGCCGAGCTGGTCAGCGCGATCCTGCGGGCGCCGGTCGACCTGCTGTGGAACGGCGGCATCGGCACCTACGTCAAGGGCAGCGACGAGCCCCATGCCGCAGCCGGGGACAAGGCCAACGACGCGGTCCGCGTGAACGGCTCGCAGGTCAGGGCGCGCGTGGTCGGCGAGGGCGGCAACCTGGGCCTCACCCAGGCCGGCCGGGTCGAGTACGCCCTGCACGGGGCCGGTGGCGAGGGCGGCCGGATCAACACCGACGCGATCGACAACTCCGCCGGCGTGGACACCTCCGATCACGAGGTCAACCTCAAGATCCTGCTCGACCGGCTCGTGCGCACCGGTGAGATCGACCGCGAGGAGCGCAACGAGGTGCTCGCCGCGATGACCGACGAGGTCGCCGCGCTGGTGCTGCGCGACAACGACCAGCAGAACCTCGCCCTGGCCAACGCCGCCGCCAACGGCGCCTCGCTGCTGCACGTGCAGGAGGAGTGGATGGCCGAGCTGGAGTCGCGCGGCGTGCTCAGTCGCGAGGTCGAGGGACTGCCCGCGGTCGGCGAGGTGCGTCGGCGGCTCGACGCCGGCGGGGCGCTCACCAGCCCCGAGACGGCCGTGCTGATGAGCTGGACCAAGATCGAGCTCGCCCGCGAGCTGATCGACACGACGCTGCCCGACGAGGAGTACGTCGCCCCGCTGCTCGCGGCGTACTTCCCCTCGCTGGTGCGCGAGCGCTTCTCCGCCGCCATCGAGGAGCACCCGCTGCGCCGCGAGATCATCTTGACCCAGCTGGTCAACGAGCTGGTCAACGGCGCCGGCTCGACGTTCTGGCCGCGGCTGGCGGCCGAGACCGGTGCGACAGTCACCGAGCTGGTGCGTGCCAACCTGGTCGCCCGCGACCTGGTCGGCTGGACGACGCTGCGCGAGCGGATCGCCGGCCTCGACCACGCCGTCGCGGCCGCGGTCCAGACCAGGATGCGGGTGGACCTGCGCACGTTGGTCGAGCGGTTGACCCGCTGGCTGGTCGCTCACCGGATCACCGATGGGACGGCGGCCGTCGAGCGCTACGAGGAGCCGTTCGGTGCGATGCTGACGGCGCTGCCGCGGTTGCTCACCGGCAGCGAGTACGACGCCTTCGTCGCTCGGCGCGACCGGCTCACCGATGCCGGCGTCCCCACCGAGCTGGCGGTGCAGGTGGCGGTGCTGGAGCCGGCCTCGATGCTGCTCGGTGTGGTCGAGGTGGCGCTGGCGGCCGGTCAGGACCCGGCAGCGGTGGTGCGTGCGCACCTCGAGCTGGGCGAGCGGCTCGGACTGCCGAAGCTGCTGGGTTGCATCGTCGCGCTGCCACGCACGGACCGGTGGCAGTCGATGGCGCGCGCATCGCTGCGCGACGACCTGCACGCCGTGCACGCGGCCCTCACCGCGCAGCAGCTGGACGGTACCCCGGAGGACTTCGAGGAGCGACTGGGCCGGGCGAGGTCGATGCTGACCGAGATCGGCCTGGACGAGGGCGCGGACCTGGCCAGGCTGTCGGTGGCGGTGCGGGCGTTGCGGACCCTGCTGTAG
- the ku gene encoding non-homologous end joining protein Ku: MRAIWKGAVSFGLVNVPVKLYAATESHDVSFRQVHVKDGGRIRYQRICSIDGEEVPYAEIAKGYETEDGEMVVLTDDDMAELPSSSSREIAVEKFVPSEQIDPLLFEKSYYLEPEASGAKPYALLRQALLDADRMAIVTVALRQRTTVAVLRVRSTDNGDVIVLQTMMWPDEIRTPDFKVEVGEVKDAEVKMAHMLVDTLSGDFDPAEFEDDYAEAVEALVKTKVEGGEVTRTETSTPSSGEVVDLLAALQRSVAAAKQSRGEAVPDAEDDTEDDTGEDTEDSPKKKSPAKKTAAKRTTAKKTTKKAAAKKSA; encoded by the coding sequence ATGCGAGCGATCTGGAAGGGCGCGGTCTCCTTCGGCCTGGTCAACGTGCCGGTGAAGTTGTACGCCGCCACCGAGTCCCACGACGTGTCGTTCCGTCAGGTGCACGTCAAGGACGGCGGCCGGATCCGCTACCAGCGGATCTGCAGCATCGACGGCGAGGAGGTGCCGTACGCCGAGATCGCCAAGGGCTATGAGACCGAGGACGGCGAGATGGTCGTCCTCACCGACGACGACATGGCCGAGCTGCCGTCGTCGTCCTCGCGCGAGATCGCGGTGGAGAAGTTCGTCCCGAGCGAGCAGATCGACCCGCTGCTGTTCGAGAAGTCCTACTACCTCGAGCCCGAGGCGAGCGGCGCCAAGCCGTACGCGCTGCTGCGCCAGGCGCTGCTGGACGCCGACCGGATGGCGATCGTGACCGTCGCGCTCCGACAGCGCACCACGGTGGCCGTCCTGCGCGTGCGCTCCACGGACAACGGCGACGTGATCGTGCTGCAGACGATGATGTGGCCCGACGAGATCCGTACCCCCGACTTCAAGGTCGAGGTCGGCGAGGTCAAGGACGCCGAGGTCAAGATGGCGCACATGCTCGTCGACACCCTCTCCGGCGACTTCGACCCGGCCGAGTTCGAGGACGACTACGCCGAGGCCGTCGAGGCGCTGGTCAAGACCAAGGTGGAGGGCGGCGAGGTCACCCGCACCGAGACCTCCACCCCCAGCTCGGGCGAGGTCGTCGACCTCCTCGCGGCCCTCCAGCGCTCGGTCGCCGCCGCCAAGCAGTCCCGTGGCGAGGCTGTGCCGGACGCCGAGGACGACACCGAGGACGACACCGGGGAAGACACCGAGGACAGCCCGAAGAAGAAGTCCCCCGCCAAGAAGACGGCAGCGAAGAGGACGACGGCGAAGAAGACGACCAAGAAGGCCGCCGCCAAGAAGAGCGCCTGA
- a CDS encoding HAD-IIA family hydrolase yields MTSGTHRPIETWLTDMDGVLVHEEVPLPGAADFIEALKATGRRFLVLTNNSIFTQRDLRARLLGSGIDVPEDAIWTSALATAKFLADQRPGGSAYVVGEAGLTTALHDVGYVMTDRRPDYVVLGETRTYSFEAITRAIRLIEGGARFIATNPDPSGPSQHGTLPATGSVAALISTATGRTPYFVGKPNPLMMRTALNRIEAHSETTAMIGDRMDTDVISGLEAGLRTFLVLTGSTRADQVEGFPYRPTTVVDSVKDLIPLVHPPKAD; encoded by the coding sequence ATGACGAGTGGTACCCACCGGCCGATCGAGACCTGGCTGACCGACATGGACGGGGTGCTCGTCCACGAGGAGGTGCCCCTGCCCGGGGCCGCCGACTTCATCGAGGCGCTCAAGGCCACCGGCCGCCGCTTCCTCGTCCTGACCAACAACTCGATCTTCACCCAGCGCGACCTGCGCGCCCGGCTGCTCGGAAGCGGCATCGACGTGCCCGAGGACGCGATCTGGACCTCGGCGCTGGCCACGGCGAAGTTCCTGGCCGACCAGCGCCCCGGTGGCTCGGCATACGTCGTCGGCGAGGCCGGCCTGACCACGGCGCTGCACGACGTGGGCTACGTGATGACCGACCGCAGGCCCGACTACGTGGTGCTGGGGGAGACCCGCACCTACTCCTTCGAGGCGATCACCCGCGCGATCCGGCTGATCGAGGGCGGCGCGCGCTTCATCGCGACGAATCCGGACCCGTCCGGGCCCTCGCAGCACGGCACCCTGCCGGCGACCGGCTCGGTGGCGGCGCTGATCTCGACCGCGACGGGGCGCACGCCGTACTTCGTGGGCAAGCCGAACCCGCTGATGATGCGCACCGCCCTGAACCGGATCGAGGCGCACTCCGAGACCACCGCGATGATCGGCGATCGGATGGACACCGACGTGATCAGCGGGCTCGAGGCCGGCCTGCGGACCTTCCTGGTGCTGACCGGTTCCACCCGAGCCGACCAGGTCGAGGGGTTCCCGTACCGACCGACCACCGTGGTCGACTCGGTCAAGGATCTGATCCCCCTGGTGCACCCGCCGAAAGCCGACTGA
- a CDS encoding L,D-transpeptidase family protein: MRRLLLALVVAAGPLLLPGLSAPAQAAPSAVTLGGVTVHLRAGTTQVVTVNHRRGSRARVSLWVLRDGAWRRRLTSTDGHIGYGGLVAGGRRHQGTGTTPLGTYGLVSAFGTHPHAATRELPYRRIRPGDYWVEDNASPFYNRYRNKAQGGFRWWLPLSDENGSERLAAYPRQYEYALVLDYNAEQVRHRGAGIFLHVNGTGATAGCVSAPRWLLKKLMHRLDPARVPVIAIGR; this comes from the coding sequence GTGAGGCGGCTCCTGCTCGCGCTGGTGGTCGCCGCCGGCCCGCTGCTGCTCCCGGGCCTCTCGGCTCCGGCCCAGGCGGCCCCGTCGGCCGTCACCCTCGGCGGCGTCACGGTGCACCTGCGCGCCGGCACCACCCAGGTCGTCACCGTCAACCACCGCCGGGGGAGCCGCGCGCGGGTCAGCCTGTGGGTGCTGCGCGACGGTGCCTGGAGACGGCGGTTGACCAGCACGGACGGTCACATCGGGTACGGCGGCCTGGTCGCGGGCGGCCGCCGTCACCAGGGGACCGGCACCACGCCGCTGGGCACCTACGGACTCGTGTCCGCCTTCGGCACGCATCCGCACGCCGCGACCCGGGAACTGCCCTACCGTCGGATCCGGCCGGGCGACTACTGGGTGGAGGACAACGCCTCGCCGTTCTACAACCGCTACCGCAACAAGGCGCAGGGCGGCTTCCGCTGGTGGTTGCCGCTGAGCGACGAGAACGGCTCGGAGCGGCTGGCGGCCTACCCGAGACAGTACGAGTACGCCCTCGTCCTGGACTACAACGCCGAACAGGTACGCCACCGCGGCGCCGGGATCTTCCTGCACGTCAACGGCACGGGTGCGACGGCGGGCTGCGTGAGCGCGCCGCGCTGGCTGCTGAAGAAGCTCATGCACCGCCTCGACCCGGCGCGGGTGCCGGTGATAGCGATCGGGCGCTAG
- a CDS encoding sensor histidine kinase yields MLRRLVLLLLALVLVLVPAGYLLRTWSVERSVRSHDGEAGHRDVLVLAALLDQRLSSGGIVDPSLLRPIAGPDVAIRYHPATGPDVEVRGSGYTGSLDTDPGSADVWSAARTADGGYVLLSEDAGVVRATAWQSRSDLVLLLLMTVVVATLVGLLLAGWYTRPFRRLARAASSLRRGRFELDLPRRGAPEVRALAEALDASAQQLQDRLAGEDEFARRASHALRTPLTGLRWELEEAAVRDDLPEHVATALARSLRRVDQLDEVTGELIAAARGRALVAGATLPLEALAGQVAQRWADELDAHGRELTAQIEGGAATTYTPGPVEQILELLLVDVVHRSRGAVRIGFAVGTEAHLRITVRAASARSERRTGGAPMARARAVATALGGRLEGEYAADGVEIVLPRR; encoded by the coding sequence ATGCTTAGAAGGCTCGTCCTTCTCCTTCTCGCCCTGGTCCTCGTCCTGGTGCCGGCTGGCTACCTGCTGCGCACCTGGTCGGTGGAACGCTCGGTGCGCTCCCACGATGGCGAGGCGGGGCATCGAGACGTGCTGGTGCTCGCCGCACTCCTCGACCAGCGGCTCTCCTCGGGCGGGATCGTCGACCCGTCCCTGTTGCGGCCCATCGCCGGACCCGATGTGGCGATCCGCTACCACCCGGCTACCGGCCCCGACGTCGAGGTCCGTGGGTCGGGCTACACCGGCTCCCTGGACACGGACCCCGGCAGTGCCGACGTGTGGTCGGCGGCCCGCACCGCCGACGGCGGGTACGTGCTGCTCAGCGAGGATGCCGGGGTCGTCCGTGCCACCGCGTGGCAGAGCCGGTCGGACCTGGTGCTCCTGCTGCTGATGACGGTGGTGGTGGCGACGTTGGTGGGTCTGCTCCTCGCCGGGTGGTACACCCGGCCGTTCCGTCGACTGGCAAGGGCGGCCTCGTCGCTCCGCAGGGGCCGGTTCGAGCTCGACCTGCCGCGGCGCGGTGCTCCCGAGGTGCGCGCGCTAGCCGAAGCGCTCGATGCCAGTGCGCAGCAGCTGCAGGACCGGTTGGCCGGGGAGGACGAGTTCGCCCGCCGAGCCTCGCACGCGCTGCGCACGCCGCTGACCGGACTGCGCTGGGAGCTGGAGGAGGCGGCGGTCCGCGACGACCTGCCCGAGCATGTCGCCACCGCGCTGGCCCGCTCGTTGCGACGGGTGGACCAGCTCGACGAGGTCACCGGCGAGCTGATCGCGGCGGCGCGAGGCCGCGCGTTGGTGGCGGGGGCCACCCTTCCCCTCGAGGCGCTCGCCGGTCAGGTCGCCCAGCGTTGGGCCGACGAGCTCGACGCACACGGCCGGGAGCTGACAGCGCAGATCGAGGGCGGCGCCGCGACGACGTACACGCCCGGTCCGGTGGAGCAGATCCTCGAGCTGCTCCTGGTCGACGTGGTCCACCGCAGCAGGGGCGCCGTCCGGATCGGCTTCGCCGTGGGCACCGAGGCGCACCTGCGCATCACCGTGCGGGCAGCGTCCGCCCGATCGGAGCGCAGGACGGGCGGCGCGCCGATGGCACGGGCCCGGGCCGTCGCAACCGCCCTGGGCGGCCGGCTCGAGGGCGAGTACGCCGCCGACGGCGTGGAGATCGTGCTCCCCAGGCGCTGA